In Actinomycetota bacterium, the following are encoded in one genomic region:
- a CDS encoding histidinol phosphatase, translating into MAGAGAGAYAADLALALRLADAADEVTLARFRAADLTVSAKPDLTPVTDVDLAIERLVRDTLAQQRPADDVLGEEYGDGSRGAPPDHTRPARAGRCWIVDPIDGTKNYVRGVPVWATLIALVADGRVVLGVASAPALGRRWWAAAGQGAWCTEPATAGPRRLRVSAVAELGDASFSYSDDRGWDVRGAEPGLAQLIRTCWRTRAYGDFWSHVLVAEGAVDLAAEPELSPWDVAALIPIVEEAGGTIGGYDGTSYGGDPDALGRAGTLTSNGLLHAAAVRVLDSGS; encoded by the coding sequence GTGGCTGGGGCAGGCGCGGGGGCGTACGCCGCCGACCTGGCGCTGGCGTTGCGGCTGGCCGACGCTGCCGACGAGGTCACGCTCGCCCGGTTCCGGGCCGCGGATCTGACGGTCAGCGCCAAACCCGACCTGACCCCGGTCACCGACGTCGACCTGGCCATCGAGCGCCTGGTCCGCGACACCCTGGCGCAGCAGCGGCCGGCCGACGACGTGCTCGGCGAGGAGTACGGCGACGGTTCGCGCGGCGCTCCCCCAGACCACACCCGGCCGGCCCGAGCCGGCCGGTGCTGGATCGTCGACCCGATCGACGGGACCAAAAACTACGTCCGCGGCGTCCCGGTATGGGCGACGCTGATCGCGCTGGTCGCCGACGGCCGGGTCGTGCTGGGGGTGGCGTCGGCACCGGCGTTGGGCCGCCGCTGGTGGGCGGCGGCCGGCCAGGGCGCCTGGTGCACGGAGCCGGCGACAGCGGGGCCGCGGCGGCTGCGGGTGAGCGCGGTCGCCGAGCTCGGCGACGCCTCGTTCTCGTACTCCGACGATCGGGGCTGGGACGTGCGAGGCGCGGAACCCGGTCTGGCCCAGCTGATCCGGACCTGCTGGCGGACTCGGGCCTACGGCGACTTCTGGTCCCACGTCCTGGTGGCCGAGGGAGCGGTCGACCTCGCCGCCGAACCCGAGCTGTCCCCCTGGGACGTCGCGGCCCTCATCCCCATCGTCGAGGAGGCCGGCGGCACCATCGGCGGCTACGACGGGACGTCGTACGGCGGTGACCCGGACGCGCTCGGCCGGGCCGGCACGCTCACCAGCAACGGGCTGCTGCATGCCGCGGCGGTGCGCGTCCTCGACTCCGGCAGCTGA
- the rsgA gene encoding ribosome small subunit-dependent GTPase A produces the protein MARIDHPGRRRAARDPHRHGGLGHPGRGRSDRRRQRPGHRGRPRPARRRGTHAGRRGAVRAGRRPVPAARDRASARPRDRPARRPHARDQQPRRPGHRAPRRTQDQAAAAARGPVPDVRRSPNGYCRSGSRARRTRRAGRGHRDDEQDAAGLRRHVGSDARTPRGRGGARRVSPRDLDEDDVRVRPGRGKSRPRSKERPAHARAVDGFVVAVDRGRFTVVLPDHDPTSPAGHQVTAVKARELGRKGVVVGDRVNLVGDVSGSADTLARLIRVAPRTTTLRRTADDSDPVERVIVANAEQLAVVVALAEPDPQPRLLDRCLVAAYDGGLEPLLVLTKSDLAAADSLVAQYAALDVPVVATTRGEDLSQLRQRLEGRITVLVGSSGVGKSTLVNALVPGAGRSTGTVNDVTGRGRHTSTSAVALPLPGGGWIVDTPGIRSFGLAGLAAARVLAAFPDLAAGTADCPRGCGHDEPECALDAWVDGGHAGAGGPARLASLRRLLRSRADSDPAAPA, from the coding sequence ATGGCCCGAATCGACCACCCAGGCAGGCGACGCGCTGCGCGAGATCCTCACCGCCATGGGGGGCTCGGTCACCCTGGCCGGGGACGGTCTGACCGTCGCCGGCAACGGCCGGGTCACCGGGGTCGACCTCGACCTGCACGACGTCGGGGAACTCACGCCGGTCGTCGCGGCGCTGTGCGCGCTGGCCGACGGCCCGTCCCGGCTGCGCGGGATCGCGCATCTGCGCGGCCACGAGACCGACCGGCTCGCCGCCCTCACGCACGAGATCAACAACCTCGGCGGCCGGGTCACCGAGCGCCCCGACGGACTCAAGATCAAGCCGCAGCCGCTGCGCGGGGGCCTGTTCCGGACGTACGACGATCACCGAATGGCTACTGCCGCAGCGGTTCTCGGGCTCGCCGTACCAGGCGTGCAGGTCGAGGACATCGCGACGACGAGCAAGACGCTGCCGGGCTTCGACGCCATGTGGGCAGCGATGCTCGAACCCCGCGCGGCCGCGGCGGTGCTCGGCGCGTGAGCCCACGGGACCTGGACGAGGACGACGTCCGCGTCCGTCCCGGACGAGGCAAGTCCCGGCCGCGGTCCAAGGAACGCCCGGCCCACGCCCGCGCCGTCGACGGATTCGTCGTCGCCGTCGACCGCGGCAGGTTCACGGTGGTGCTGCCGGACCACGACCCGACTTCGCCTGCCGGGCACCAGGTCACCGCCGTCAAGGCCCGAGAGCTGGGCCGCAAGGGGGTCGTGGTCGGCGACCGGGTGAATCTGGTCGGCGACGTCTCCGGATCCGCCGACACCCTGGCGCGGCTGATCCGGGTCGCCCCGCGGACCACGACGCTGCGCCGTACCGCCGACGACTCCGATCCGGTCGAGCGCGTGATCGTGGCCAACGCCGAGCAGTTGGCCGTGGTCGTCGCCCTGGCCGAACCCGACCCGCAGCCCCGGCTGCTCGACCGCTGCCTGGTCGCGGCGTACGACGGCGGCCTGGAACCCCTGCTCGTGCTGACGAAGTCCGACCTCGCCGCCGCGGATTCCCTTGTGGCGCAGTACGCCGCGCTCGACGTGCCGGTCGTGGCGACCACCCGCGGCGAAGACCTCAGCCAGCTGCGACAGCGACTGGAGGGCCGCATCACCGTCCTGGTCGGCAGTTCCGGGGTGGGCAAATCGACGCTGGTGAACGCGCTGGTCCCCGGAGCGGGGCGCAGCACCGGCACGGTGAACGACGTCACCGGCCGCGGCCGCCATACCTCGACCTCCGCGGTGGCCCTGCCGCTGCCCGGCGGCGGCTGGATCGTGGACACCCCCGGCATCCGGTCCTTTGGACTGGCCGGGCTGGCCGCCGCCCGCGTCCTGGCCGCGTTCCCTGACCTGGCGGCCGGTACGGCGGACTGCCCGCGCGGGTGCGGCCACGACGAGCCGGAGTGTGCCCTCGACGCCTGGGTCGACGGCGGCCACGCCGGAGCGGGCGGCCCCGCGCGGCTGGCATCGCTCCGCCGGCTGCTGCGCAGCCGAGCCGACAGCGACCCGGCCGCACCGGCCTGA